The proteins below are encoded in one region of Coffea arabica cultivar ET-39 chromosome 4c, Coffea Arabica ET-39 HiFi, whole genome shotgun sequence:
- the LOC140004676 gene encoding uncharacterized protein — translation MTKSQDEALKKDLSELGSVVKVLEHKQEGTERTLKNLDQKYESMMPMMAKLNGKDKDAESSSSIVGPRKGETQWEGHGRSDWKESSSYTRVPKMELPNFTGDNPREWIRKANKYFKINGVEENMKTEIAELYLRDRADTWFHRAFSGREVILWTELATALCERFGEGTPEEAIEEFNKLRQEGSVADYLEKFELLKALVMPSLPHLVDSYYKACFLSGLKEEIVNMVKMAKPLTLADAIEAAKLQEKNLRAMQKIHTRAYPGPPLHTKPHSTPQAITRGALLLPEPQTNTPSKTINIQIATRTNSRGSPLSHIHLLLVNDESEDSASIDGEKETEPNVFCDCIEGKLEDEHIEVSVHALAGGGEHRTIKLRGVIKGRTVTALIDSGNTHCFLDEQLARSLGLISSGPSLVVKLRAVTEEVPEAEAIPLEMERVLQEFEDDGTWRFCVDYRQLNELTVKSKYPIPLIDELLDELNGSKYFTKIDLRAGYFQIRVKTEDIPKTAFRTHQGLYEFKVMPFGLTNAPATFQDLMNHVFQKQLRKSVLVFFDDILVYSSSLQEHLKHVAEVLNILRRHQLYAKRSKCAFAQAQVEYLGHIISEEGVKVDPGKIEGMVKWPRLENVKQLRGFLGLTGYYRRFVRGYGSITKPLTALLKKDSFQLGGEAKKAFQRLKGAMSDIPVLALPDFNQPFVVETDACYNGIGAVLMQKRRPIAYISQGLGPKNMGLSIYEKELLALVTAVTKWRHYLEGQHFIINTDHQSLKYLLEQRITTPLQ, via the exons ATGACTAAGTCACAGGATGAAGCGTTGAAGAAGGATCTGTCTGAACTAGGAAGTGTGGTCAAGGTACTAGAACACAAACAAGAAGGTACAGAAAGGACCCTTAAGAATCTGGATCAAAAGTATGAGAGTATGATGCCTATGATGGCCAAGTTGAATGGCAAGGACAAGGATGCAGAAAGTAGCAGTTCAATAGTAGGTCCCAGAAAAGGAGAGACACAATGGGAAGGACATGGCAGATCAGATTGGAAGGAGAGCAGTTCTTATACCAGAGTGCCTAAAATGGAGCTGCCTAACTtcacaggagataatccaaggGAATGGATCCGTAAGGCTAACAAGTATTTCAAGATCAATGGGGTGGAGGAAAACATGAAGACTGAGATTGCTGAGCTGTACCTGAGAGACAGGGCTGATACCTGGTTCCATAGAGCATTCAGTGGCAGGGAAGTCATCCTATGGACTGAACTTGCCACTGCATTGTGTGAAAGATTTGGTGAAGGCACGCCAGAGGAAGCCATTGAAGAATTCAACAAACTAAGGCAGGAAGGATCTGTTGCAGACTACCTGGAAAAGTTTGAGTTACTCAAAGCACTGGTAATGCCTTCCCTCCCTCATTTGGTTGACTCCTATTACAAAGCATGCTTCTTAAGTGGCTTGAAGGAGGAGATAGTTAATATGGTCAAAATGGCCAAGCCCCTAACTCTGGCTGATGCAATAGAAGCAGCTAAGTTACAGGAAAAGAACTTAAGAGCCATGCAGAAAATACACACAAGGGCCTACCCAGGACCACCCCTGCACACAAAACCCCATTCCACACCCCAAGCCATAACCAGGGGAGCTCTGCTACTCCCAGAACCTCAGACAAACACCCCATCAAAAACCATAAATATCCAAATAGCAACCAGAACCAATTCAAGAGGATCACCCCTA TCTCACATTCACCTTTTGCTAGTCAATGATGAAAGTGAGGACTCTGCATCTATTGATGGGGAAAAAGAGACTGAACCTAATGTGTTCTGTGACTGCATTGAGGGTAAACTGGAGGATGAACACATAGAAGTTTCTGTACATGCACTGGCTGGGGGTGGTGAGCATAGAACTATTAAACTGAGGGGGGTAATAAAAGGGAGAACTGTCACTGCATTGATTGATAGTGGAAATACTCACTGTTTCTTGGATGAACAACTGGCCAGGAGCCTGGGACTAATCAGCAGTGGACCTTCCCTAGTAGTCAAG CTAAGAGCAGTAACGGAGGAGGTACCAGAAGCTGAGGCCATACCCCTAGAAATGGAAAGAGTACTGCAGGAGTTTGAGGAT GATGGCACCTGGAGGTTCTGTGTAGACTATAGACAATTGAATGAGCTCACAGTTAAGAGCAAATACCCAATACCCCTTATTGATGAGCTTTTAGATGAGTTGAATGGGTCCAAGTACTTCACCAAGATAGACCTGAGAGCAGGGTATTTCCAAATCAGAGTCAAGACTGAagacatacccaagactgcATTCAGAACCCATCAGGGGCTCTATGAGTTCAAggtgatgccatttgggctgaccaatgcccctgctaCCTTCCAAGacttaatgaaccatgtgttccAAAAACAGCTGAGGAAGTCAGTACTGGTattctttgatgacatcctaGTATATAGTTCAAGTTTACAGGAGCATCTGAAGCATGTGGCAGAAGTGCTGAATATCCTCAGGAGGCACCAGCTGTACGCCAAGAGGAGCAAATGTGCTTTTGCTCAGGCACAGGTGGAATACTTGGGGCACATCATCTCAGAGGAGGGGGTGAAGGTTGACCCTGGGAAGATTGAGGGTATGGTAAAATGGCCTAGGCTAGAGAATGTAAAACAGCTGAGGGGATTCCTAGGCCTAACTGGATATTATAGAAGATTTGTCAGAGGGTATGGCAGTATAACCAAGCCTTTGACTGCACTGTTAAAAAAGGACAGCTTCCAGTTGGGAGGAGAAGCTAAGAAAGCCTTTCAGAGGCTCAAAGGGGCCATGAGTGATATTCCTGTTTTGGCCTTACCTGATTTCAACCAACCTTTTGTGGTTGAGACTGATGCCTGCTACAATGGAATAGGGGCAGTCCTCATGCAGAAAAGGAGACCAATAGCTTACATCAGTCAAGGGTTGGGGCCAAAGAATATGGGGTTATCCATCTACGAGAAGGAGCTATTGGCTCTTGTCACAGCAGTTACcaagtggagacactacctgGAAGGTCAACACTTCATCATTAACACAGACCATCAGAGTTTGAAGTACCTGTTGGAACAAAGAATCACCACCCCCCTGCAGTAG